From Catharus ustulatus isolate bCatUst1 chromosome 17, bCatUst1.pri.v2, whole genome shotgun sequence, the proteins below share one genomic window:
- the ZNFX1 gene encoding NFX1-type zinc finger-containing protein 1 isoform X1: protein MEDSEQEPHARQPQGGASGHALHLDTGFIGRNRNRTNNVPGQAPQLEENLQDGNDTPLLGQREETMGDFISRILQSSKNKSRIQGEQANSEATGFRTKQENEGRRMRYQDGQTHERGRAPWNEQENAFRGTRFQLGQARERTRGPWNEQENGGRGRRYPGGRAQGGARGRGQRSEWRNEGRTWRVQPRENPHFYQNATPGGAHHNKEPQQARRNDYKFLEFLLDEDPSEIVMILASRLGLKDLLSRTTMKPDLVELICWVLQKACHCQGNREGVQRVLRDVKESNFLKICLPQYVSDMVTQVDPAVRHAYPKHISHIIALLQHLISTFPASSVQKVSILFTVLTASINALKGFGVDITEETEKNLNKVQMLMQHLQEKRREGTLRADNCAFVQPQDGQEESYRTMSIYPTYDEIHGKEKPFLRPNFVFGRYESTSIYLDTHFRLLREDFVRPLREGIMEVLQSLQDRNLRKKKFDDVRIYFDARIIAPRCTLTGISYKVEFDTKPLRFVQWNNSKRLLYGSLVCMSQDHFETFLFATVSNRNADELVRGIVELCFDEESQPLLAGVQPSDSFLMVETTAYFEAYRHVLEGLQKMREEDLPFQKYIVECEAQVKEPAYLKEDTAYNLAPLAKTSHEVKEPAHLKADTVYNLASSRRTSPQEECPDSLKSVRILDPDQWLSMEALKLDESQMQALKLALTKELAIIQGPPGTGKTYVGLKIVQALLANDHAWQTRGWQHPILIVCYTNHALDQFLEGIYSFTGIHSFEHGGIVRIGGRSTSAALHRFTLKELKKFHYKLALRDEFFGDTEEIMNEMQKIEEELLEGARRLECTTYGVVNHRYLKPYMAPQHWDSLIRGLEDDKLFFVGSRLPLIQEWLGLGVSAFTQNAAENIWAENPGGQEREEEDEDEAEEELLKIPEMAELIEAERVIEDEKIANPRRRKEEDDQAVRELARSMLDMKLDEEEGIAHPRQETMQWEVTPGQRRKIKQKMKAELRKLSTMSELEANAIQNVWQLDLNSRWRLYRLWLKTYQGFIRDEILQHEEEYQQAAERLKRLKLQQDLYVINKARIVGMTTTGAAKYRQILQFIEPRIVIVEEAAEVLEAHTITTLSKSCQHLILIGDHQQLQPSANVYDLAKNFNLEVSLFERLIKVDFPFVCLKYQHRMRPEIAQLISPHIYQKLENHPSVLEYENIKGVSTNIFFVEHEVPEQEIQEGKSHQNPHEAHFVVELCKYFLCQGYEPSQITILTTYTGQFFCLRKLMPAKIFEGVKVHVVDKYQGEENDIILLSLVRSNKAERPGFLQIPNRICVALSRAKKGLYCIGNMRMLGKVPLWNEIIQTLEKNGHIGRSLELCCQNHPETKTQVSTGEDFNRVPEGGCTRPCEFRLSCGHVCTRACHPYDPEHKNYQCLKPCQKVLCADGHRCPKSCYESCGECMVKVEKTISKCGHKQMVPCSIPQWKFKCLEPCQKKLACGHTCRNSCGQQCTVRCPEQVTATLKCGHEQEVSCWATTMGREETVQCYSKCSVTLACGHVCSGSCHICFGGRFHKACNRPCKNVLICSHQCQEPCTTECPPCQKKCQNYCIHSKCGKKCWESCVPCAEPCEWQCQHYQCTNLCSEPCNRPRCNVPCDKMLPCGHPCVGLCGEPCPKKCLVCDHEELTQIFFGFEDDPDARFVQLEDCGHIFESQGLDHYMDKDDDAVKLKVCPLCQTPIRKNLRYGTSVKRQVEEIEQVKQKLQGPAQEIESNRQRLQAELARSFVLKRKLPSKFTMLENKLKASALSTKCIGLIENLLNFYKRVADLTDFLDKIDQNERRGLTKRLDEVQRWLDKQRINFTEQELTDLQSEIQRLTYLLNLLARCKGNKTMSTDIAEEIKSAREILEGTKKFTEEDEAAVKAHLNKINAVLPVSVLGISEAERVEIVRAIGCPRGHWFKCRNGHIYVIGECGGAMQTSTCPECHEVIGGTNHTLDSSNSLAPEMDGATHAAWSDIANNMLNFEDLRRLM from the exons ATGGAGGATTCTGAGCAGGAGCCTCACGCCCGACAACCCCAAGGTGGAGCGAGCG ggcaTGCACTTCATTTGGACACTGGCTTTATAGGAAGgaacagaaacagaacaaataatGTACCAGGCCAGGCACCTCAGTTAGAGGAAAACCTCCAAGATGGTAATGATACTCCTCTACTTGGGCAAAGAGAAGAGACGATGGGTGATTTTATTTCAAGGATTCTTCAATCAAGTAAGAATAAATCAAGAATTCAAGGTGAACAGGCCAACAGTGAAGCCACAGGATTCAGGACTAAACAGGAGAATGAGGGAAGGAGAATGAGGTATCAAGATGGGCAAACACATgagaggggcagagcacccTGGAATGAGcaagaaaatgcatttagaGGAACAAGGTTTCAGCTTGGACAAGCCCGTGAGAGGACCAGAGGACCCTGGAATGAGCAAGAAAatggaggcagaggaaggagataTCCAGGTGGACGAGCTCAGGGAGGAGCTAGAGGGAGAGGGCAGAGGAGCGAGTGGAGAAATGAAGGTAGGACATGGAGGGTGCAACCTCGGGAGAATCCTCATTTCTACCAGAATGCTACCCCAGGTGGTGCCCACCACAATAAGGAGCCTCAGCAAGCCAGACGGAATGACTATAAATTCCTTGAGTTTCTCCTCGACGAAGACCCTTCAGAAATTGTCATGATACTTGCTTCCAGATTGGGGTTGAAGGATCTTCTTTCCCGAACAACTATGAAACCCGATTTAGTTGAGCTCATTTGCTGGGTGCTTCAAAAAGCATGTCATTGCCAAGGGAATAGAGAGGGTGTCCAACGCGTTCTTAGAGATGTGAAGGAGTCCAACTTTCTCAAGATCTGTCTGCCACAGTACGTGTCTGACATGGTAACACAAGTAGATCCTGCTGTACGCCACGCGTACCCTAAGCACATCAGCCACATCATTGCACTTCTTCAGCACCTGATAAGTActttcccagccagctctgtgcagaaagTCTCCATTCTCTTTACAGTCTTGACAGCATCCATAAATGCCCTGAAAGGCTTTGGTGTGGACATCACAGAAGAGACAGAGAAGAATCTCAATAAAGTCCAGATGCTCATGCAGCATCTGCAGGAGAAGAGACGTGAAGGCACACTGAGAGCTGATAACTGTGCATTTGTGCAACCTCAGGATGGGCAAGAAGAAAGCTATCGTACCATGAGCATTTATCCAACATATGATGAGATACACGGTAAGGAGAAACCTTTCCTACGTCCCAATTTTGTTTTTGGAAGATATGAAAGCACCAGTATTTATCTTGACACCCACTTCCGACTTCTGAGAGAAGACTTTGTAAGGCCTTTAAGGGAAGGTATCATGGAGGTTTTGCAGAGCCTCCAGGACAGaaatttgagaaagaaaaaatttgatGATGTCAGGATCTACTTTGATGCACGGATTATTGCCCCACGTTGTACCTTAACTGGTATTTCTTACAAGGTCGAATTTGACACAAAACCACTGAGGTTTGTACAATGGAATAATTCTAAACGATTGCTATATGGATCCCTGGTCTGCATGTCCCAAGATCACTTTGAAACATTCCTTTTTGCCACCGTTTCTAATCGTAATGCTGACGAACTTGTCCGTGGGATTGTGGAGCTCTGTTTTGATGAAGAGAGCCAGCCACTGCTGGCAGGGGTTCAACCTTCAGACTCTTTCCTCATGGTAGAGACAACTGCCTACTTTGAGGCCTATCGGCATGTGTTAGAAGGGTTGCAGAAAATGCGGGAAGAAGATCTCCCATTCCAGAAGTACATTGTGGAGTGTGAGGCACAGGTGAAGGAGCCAGCATACCTGAAAGAGGATACTGCCTACAACCTTGCACCCTTGGCGAAGACTTCACATGAAGTGAAGGAGCCAGCACACCTAAAAGCAGATACTGTCTACAACCTTGCATCATCTAGGAGAACTTCACCTCAAGAGGAGTGCCCTGATAGCTTGAAAAGTGTCCGCATTCTAGATCCCGATCAATGGCTTTCAATGGAAGCTTTGAAATTAGATGAGTCTCAGATGCAGGCACTGAAACTTGCACTCACTAAGGAGCTGGCTATTATCCAAGGACCTCCTGGCACTG GGAAGACTTATGTGGGTTTGAAGATTGTTCAGGCTCTCTTGGCTAATGATCACGCATGGCAAAccaggggctggcagcatcCCATCCTTATAGTCTGCTACACTAACCATGCACTGGATCAGTTCTTAGAAG GAATATACTCATTCACAGGAATACACTCATTTGAACATGGTGGGATAGTGCGTATAGGGGGCAGGAGTAccagtgcagccctgcacagatTCACCTTGAAGGAGCTGAAGAAGTTTCACTACAAACTTGCCTTGAGAGATGAGTTCTTCGGGGACACTGAAGAG ATAATGAATGAGATGCAGAAGATTGAGGAGGAGCTCCTTGAAGGAGCACGGCGGTTGGAGTGCACGACCTATGGAGTTGTGAATCACAGATACTTGAAACCATACATGGccccccagcactgggacagcctgATAAGGGGTCTG GAGGATGATAAGCTTTTCTTCGTTGGTTCACGACTCCCACTCATTCAGGAGTGGCTGGGACTTGGTGTATCTGCCTTCACTCAGAATGCTGCAGAGAATATATGGGCTGAAAATCcag GTGGTCAggaaagagaggaggaggacgaAGATGAAGCAGAAGAGGAACTTTTGAAGATCCCAGAGATGGCTGAGCTGATTGAAGCTGAGAGAGTGATTGAGGATGAAAAGATAGCAAACCctaggaggaggaaggaggaagatgaCCAAGCTGTTCGTGAACTAGCCAGATCCATGTTGGATATGAAGCTGGACGAGGAAGAAGGAATAGCTCATCCACGACAGGAGACCATGCAGTGGGAG gtAACTCCTGGCCAGAGGAGGAAAATTAAGCAGAAGATGAAAGCTGAGCTCCGTAAACTGAGCACCATGTCAGAGTTAGAGGCCAATGCAATTCAGAATGTGTGGCAACTTGACCTGAACTCCCGCTGGAGGCTTTACAG GCTTTGGCTGAAGACTTACCAGGGTTTTATTCGAGATGAAATTTTGCAGCATGAAGAGGAATATCAGCAAGCAGCAGAAAGACTGAAAAGACTGAAGCTGCAGCAAGATCTCTATGTTATCAATAAGGCCAGAATTGTGGGGATGACAACTACAG GTGCTGCAAAATACCGACAGATCTTGCAGTTCATAGAGCCGCGAATTGTCATTGTAGAAGAGGCAGCAGAGGTGCTTGAGGCTCACACCATTACTACTCTGAGTAAAAGCTGCCAGCACCTAATCCTCATTGGAGATCACCAGCAG TTGCAGCCTAGTGCAAATGTATATGACCTGGCCAAGAACTTCAACCTCGAAGTCTCTCTCTTTGAACGTCTGATCAAAGTGGATTTCCCCTTTGTCTGTCTGAAGTACCAA CACCGCATGCGCCCTGAAATTGCCCAGCTTATCAGTCCTCATATATACCAGAAGCTGGAGAACCATCCCTCTGTCCTGGAATATGAGAATATAAAA GGTGTTTCAACTAATATCTTCTTTGTGGAACATGAGGTTCCTGAACAAGAGATCCAGGAAGGGAAAAGCCACCAGAACCCACACGAGGCCCACTTTGTAGTGGAACTGTGCAAATACTTCTTGTGTCAGGGCTATGAACCTTCTCAGATCACCATTCTCACTACTTACACTGGACAGTTCTTCTGTCTGCGTAAGCTCATGCCAGCAAAGATCTTTGAAGGTGTGAAGGTTCATGTAGTAGATAAGTACCAGGGAGAGGAGAATGATATTATTCTGCTGTCACTGGTGCGGAGCAACAAAGCGGAGAGACCTGGGTTCTTGCAGATCCCTAATCGCATATGTGTGGCATTATCCAGAGCTAAGAAAGGGCTCTATTGTATTGGAAACATGAGAATGCTTGGCAAGGTTCCTCTCTGGAATGAGATCATTCAAACACTTGAGAAGAACGGTCACATTGGCCGGTCATTGGAGCTTTGCTGTCAAAACCACCCTGAAACCAAGACACAGGTATCTACAGGTGAAGACTTCAACAGAGTCCCGGAGGGAGGCTGTACTCGTCCCTGTGAGTTCAGGCTGAGTTGTGGACATGTTTGCACAAGGGCATGTCATCCATATGACCCGGAGCACAAAAACTACCAGTGCCTGAAGCCTTGTCAAAAGGTGCTTTGTGCAGATGGGCACCGCTGCCCAAAGTCATGTTATGAGTCCTGTGGAGAATGTATGGTGAAGGTAGAGAAAACTATTTCTAAGTGTGGCCACAAGCAGATGGTGCCATGCTCTATTCCACAGTGGAAATTCAAGTGCTTAGAACCTTGTCAGAAGAAATTAGCCTGTGGACACACATGCAGGAATTCCTGTGGGCAACAATGCACAGTGAGGTGTCCTGAACAGGTTACAGCCACATTGAAATGTGGCCACGAGCAGGAAGTTTCTTGCTGGGCCACTACGATGGGACGTGAGGAGACTGTGCAATGTTACAGTAAATGTTCTGTCACACTGGCATGTGGTCATGTATGTTCAGGTTCCTGTCATATTTGCTTCGGAGGAAGATTTCATAAGGCGTGTAACCGCCCATGCAAGAATGTCTTGATCTGCTCCCACCAGTGTCAAGAACCTTGTACTACAGAATGTCCTCCTTGTCAGAAGAAATGTCAGAACTATTGTATTCACAGTAAGTGCGGAAAGAAATGTTGGGAAAGCTGTGTTCCTTGTGCTGAGCCATGtgagtggcagtgccagcactaCCAGTGTACCAACCTTTGCTCTGAGCCATGCAACAGGCCTCGCTGCAATGTTCCCTGTGATAAGATGCTGCCCTGTGGTCATCCCTGTGTTGGATTGTGTGGAGAGCCCTGCCCAAAGAAGTGCCTTGTTTGTGACCACGAGGAACTCACTCAGATCTTTTTTGGCTTTGAGGATGACCCAGATGCTCGATTTGTGCAGCTTGAAGACTGTGGCCACATCTTTGAGTCACAAGGCCTTGACCACTACATGGATAAAGATGATGATGCTGTCAAGCTGAAGGTATGCCCTTTGTGTCAGACTCCTATCAGAAAGAATCTGAGATATGGCACCAGTGTGAAAAGGCAGGTGGAGGAGATAGAACAGGTGAAACAGAAACTCCAAGGCCCAGCACAAGAAATTGAGTCTAACAGACAGAGGCTGCAGGCTGAACTGGCACGGAGTTTTGTTCTAAAGAGAAAGCTGCCCTCGAAGTTTACCATGCTGGAAAATAAACTAAAAGCTTCTGCTCTCTCCACGAAGTGTATTGGACTAATTGAAAATCTGCTTAATTTCTACAAACGTGTAGCAGACCTAACTGATTTTTTGGACAAAATTGATCAGAATGAAAGGAGGGGGCTGACAAAGAGGCTGGATGAAGTGCAGAGGTGGCTGGATAAGCAACGCATCAATTTTACAGAACAGGAGCTCACTGACCTGCAGTCTGAGATCCAGAGACTGACTTATTTGCTGAACCTCTTGGCAAGGTGCAAAGGAAATAAGACAATGTCCACAGACATTGCAGAAGAGATTAAAAGTGCACGTGAGATCCTGGAAGGgacaaaaaaattcacagaggAGGATGAGGCTGCAGTGAAGGCTCACCTGAACAAGATCAATGCTGTCTTGCCCGTGTCGGTACTGGGGATTTCTGAAGCTGAGCGGGTGGAGATTGTCCGTGCTATCGGCTGTCCCCGTGGCCACTGGTTCAAGTGCAGAAATGGCCATATCTATGTAATTGGGGAGTGCGGGGGGGCAATGCAGACGAGTACGTGCCCTGAATGCCACGAAGTCATCGGCGGCACCAACCACACTCTGGACAGCAGCAACAGCCTGGCCCCGGAGATGGACGGGGCAACCCATGCGGCCTGGTCCGACATAGCCAACAACATGCTCAACTTCGAGGACCTCCGCCGGCTGATGTAA